The Lysobacter sp. HDW10 genome window below encodes:
- a CDS encoding OmpA family protein, protein MGDVNQGSDARHARLYFDSGSAALPGNADDNFRALLDTMKADMDSRAVISGYHDASGDAAVNAALSKQRAEAVRDALVAHGIASGRLDLEKPMVATGGAAGDREGRRVEVSIQ, encoded by the coding sequence ATGGGTGATGTGAATCAGGGCAGCGATGCCCGCCATGCACGCTTGTATTTCGACAGCGGGTCAGCCGCCCTGCCCGGCAATGCGGATGACAATTTCCGTGCCCTGCTCGACACGATGAAGGCCGACATGGATTCGCGCGCTGTGATTTCCGGCTACCACGACGCCAGTGGCGATGCAGCGGTCAATGCCGCATTGTCCAAGCAGCGCGCTGAAGCCGTACGTGATGCCTTGGTCGCGCACGGCATCGCCAGCGGACGTCTGGACCTGGAGAAACCCATGGTCGCCACCGGTGGTGCTGCCGGTGACCGCGAAGGTCGCCGCGTCGAGGTGTCGATTCAGTAA
- a CDS encoding LysR substrate-binding domain-containing protein yields the protein MHDLNDLYCFVHVVEHGGFTQAGRALGEPKSKLSRRIASMEEAMGARLLQRSTRQFSVTELGQAVYVHAKAMLLEADAAFHVVKQHHSKPRGVIRLSCPMALLDQRVGAMLVRFMRRHPEVELSVDPTHRRVDVIADGFDLALRVRPPPLEDSELVLRVLAKATQCLVASPKLLAKVGMPKKPGELMGLPSLEMGTPQNQHAWHLVGPGGEQAAIFHSPRLVTRAMLTLRDAAVEGIGIVQLPSLLTDPLVKEGSLVRVLPDWAPLPEIVHAVYPSRRGMLPAVQALLDHLSAEFVALGKAL from the coding sequence ATGCATGATCTCAACGACCTTTATTGCTTCGTCCACGTGGTGGAGCATGGTGGCTTCACCCAAGCCGGTCGTGCCCTAGGCGAACCCAAATCGAAACTCAGTCGCCGAATCGCCAGCATGGAAGAAGCCATGGGTGCGCGACTCTTGCAGCGCTCCACGCGACAGTTTTCTGTCACTGAACTGGGTCAGGCCGTCTATGTGCACGCAAAAGCCATGTTGCTTGAGGCTGACGCTGCGTTCCATGTGGTGAAGCAACATCATTCAAAGCCCCGCGGCGTCATTCGACTGTCGTGTCCCATGGCCTTGTTGGACCAGCGCGTCGGTGCCATGTTGGTGCGCTTCATGCGTCGGCATCCGGAGGTTGAACTCAGCGTAGACCCCACCCACCGGCGCGTCGATGTCATTGCAGATGGTTTTGATTTGGCGCTGCGTGTGCGACCGCCGCCGTTGGAAGATTCCGAGTTGGTGCTTCGCGTATTGGCAAAAGCCACGCAATGTTTGGTGGCCAGTCCAAAGTTGTTGGCCAAAGTCGGAATGCCAAAGAAGCCCGGCGAGCTGATGGGCCTGCCTTCACTTGAAATGGGGACACCGCAGAACCAACACGCGTGGCATTTGGTCGGCCCAGGGGGCGAACAGGCAGCGATATTTCATTCACCGCGGCTGGTGACGCGCGCGATGCTGACGTTGCGAGACGCAGCGGTTGAGGGCATCGGCATTGTGCAATTGCCGTCGCTGCTGACTGATCCCTTGGTGAAAGAAGGCAGTTTGGTGCGCGTGTTGCCCGATTGGGCGCCCTTGCCTGAAATCGTGCACGCGGTCTATCCCTCACGCCGCGGGATGTTACCCGCGGTGCAGGCATTGCTAGATCATTTGAGTGCCGAGTTTGTGGCGCTCGGCAAGGCACTGTGA
- a CDS encoding two pore domain potassium channel family protein, whose amino-acid sequence MPKVKRPHVGPGSLIGWVRDEPSRLLLAAQFIAVLLYPFAGGNRVGHVLTSIISVGVLAIALLMVRKSPRSALFAALLSLAGVVLWIIHSSTSNASVGIIAGLFYAGAYFYAASALIGYMMEDEHATLDEIWAAAATFMLFVEGYAWIFMSMQLFDPKAFIGPAELQGVKGAELSWVALLFLSGTNFSATGMGDVLPQSPMARMVVIIEQWNGVMYLAVVLARLAGLIRRKNPGSHNG is encoded by the coding sequence ATGCCGAAAGTAAAACGCCCCCATGTCGGGCCGGGTTCTTTGATCGGTTGGGTACGCGATGAACCGAGTCGCTTGTTGCTTGCGGCACAGTTCATCGCGGTCTTGCTCTATCCCTTTGCTGGCGGCAATCGCGTTGGACACGTCCTCACCAGCATTATCAGTGTGGGCGTGCTGGCCATCGCCTTGCTCATGGTGCGAAAGTCGCCACGCAGCGCGCTATTTGCTGCGTTGTTGTCGCTGGCCGGTGTGGTCCTTTGGATCATTCATTCGAGCACCTCGAATGCATCGGTCGGCATCATTGCGGGATTGTTCTACGCCGGTGCCTATTTCTATGCCGCCAGCGCGCTCATCGGCTACATGATGGAAGACGAGCACGCCACCTTGGATGAAATCTGGGCGGCAGCCGCGACCTTCATGTTGTTCGTTGAAGGCTATGCGTGGATCTTCATGTCGATGCAGTTGTTCGATCCCAAGGCCTTCATTGGGCCTGCAGAATTGCAGGGCGTGAAAGGTGCCGAATTGAGTTGGGTGGCGCTCTTATTCCTGTCGGGCACGAACTTTTCCGCGACGGGTATGGGAGATGTGCTGCCGCAATCCCCGATGGCGCGCATGGTCGTCATCATTGAGCAATGGAATGGTGTGATGTACCTCGCGGTTGTCCTCGCGCGGCTAGCCGGCTTGATCCGGCGCAAGAACCCCGGCAGCCACAACGGCTAA
- a CDS encoding DUF4136 domain-containing protein, whose product MTRLTRNVRALFIALCTTALLAACSSGPTVRTDTDPDANFGQYKTWGFYSPLSMEKSGYSTWVSERIKTNIRREMTARGYAYSEKPDLWVNFRERRDVRTAVYPMTQTDVRYFYNPRARAYIAVPVYYDDYAVHQYVEGTLSVDIVDSKANRMVWTADAVGRSMQKLPAKRAPEIDTALTAIFMHYPYTAGNAQPVVPAK is encoded by the coding sequence ATGACACGCCTGACCCGAAACGTTCGCGCTTTATTTATTGCGCTGTGTACGACCGCGCTCTTGGCCGCGTGTTCAAGCGGACCGACCGTTCGCACCGATACCGACCCCGACGCCAATTTCGGCCAATACAAAACATGGGGCTTCTATTCACCGCTCAGCATGGAAAAATCCGGCTACAGCACCTGGGTGAGCGAACGCATCAAAACCAATATCCGTCGAGAAATGACGGCGCGCGGTTATGCCTACAGCGAAAAGCCCGATCTTTGGGTCAACTTCCGCGAGCGTCGTGATGTGCGCACTGCGGTTTATCCGATGACCCAAACGGATGTGCGCTATTTCTATAACCCGCGCGCACGTGCCTATATTGCTGTGCCTGTGTACTACGACGACTATGCCGTCCACCAGTACGTGGAAGGCACATTAAGTGTCGATATCGTGGATTCAAAGGCCAATCGAATGGTCTGGACGGCGGATGCAGTGGGTCGCTCCATGCAGAAATTGCCGGCAAAACGCGCGCCTGAAATCGATACTGCGCTGACAGCAATCTTCATGCATTACCCGTACACGGCTGGGAATGCACAACCGGTTGTGCCCGCCAAATAA
- a CDS encoding YceI family protein yields MKSPMLKIALLTLSVFALNAGAVERTYTLDPGHTQVDFRWSHMGFSTPAAAIHVTDGVLKFDPDAPTKASVSLNMPISSIDTRVPDLDTHLKSADFFDAAKFPTASFKSTKVVREGTSNTYKIYGDLTIKGVTKPVVLDAKMNNVGEHPMLKIPAVGFDATTSIKRSDFGIGAFVPAVSDKIDIRITTEALDAVGFAKAMQAAK; encoded by the coding sequence ATGAAGTCCCCAATGCTTAAAATCGCCCTACTGACGCTGTCTGTGTTTGCTTTGAATGCCGGCGCCGTCGAACGTACCTACACCTTGGACCCGGGTCACACGCAAGTGGATTTTCGTTGGAGCCACATGGGCTTCTCAACACCCGCCGCTGCGATCCATGTCACCGACGGCGTCTTGAAGTTCGACCCCGACGCACCGACGAAGGCCTCTGTGTCTTTGAATATGCCGATTAGCAGCATCGATACGCGCGTGCCCGATTTGGACACGCATTTGAAGAGCGCAGACTTTTTTGATGCAGCGAAGTTTCCCACTGCTTCATTCAAGAGCACGAAGGTGGTGCGCGAAGGCACCAGCAACACTTACAAAATCTACGGTGACTTGACCATCAAGGGTGTCACCAAGCCGGTCGTGCTGGACGCCAAGATGAATAACGTTGGCGAGCACCCGATGTTGAAAATTCCGGCCGTCGGTTTTGACGCGACCACCTCGATCAAGCGGAGTGACTTCGGTATCGGTGCCTTTGTGCCGGCCGTCAGTGACAAGATTGATATTCGCATCACCACCGAAGCATTGGATGCCGTCGGTTTTGCAAAGGCCATGCAAGCAGCGAAGTAA
- a CDS encoding aspartyl/asparaginyl beta-hydroxylase domain-containing protein produces MKLAAPFIQLPLMFDAARLAEEIQALGEGPWRDHPAKFPGNSMLPLVASKGDPADESFAGGMAPTPELKACPYLMQVMESFGATLGRSRLMRLEGQAEVTPHTDQGYYWAERVRIHVPIVTQPTVRFECGDAAINMAAGTCWIFDTWRNHRVLNDSSLKRIHLVADSVGGGRFWDMVAQGRKHDAPEAAFAAKTIAFDPNKQVRLDCEQFNLPKVMTPWEIRCHFEDLFDDTPEQPGRAEVLAQSHRFIKEWQGLWSRYGDSGEGAPAYRSALQRFLEALPANVDSILLNNQTQWFTGMTAWIAKPALRI; encoded by the coding sequence ATGAAACTTGCCGCACCCTTTATTCAACTTCCGCTGATGTTCGATGCCGCGCGCTTGGCCGAGGAAATTCAAGCCTTGGGGGAAGGTCCATGGCGCGACCATCCGGCTAAGTTCCCAGGCAATAGCATGCTGCCGCTGGTGGCATCCAAAGGCGACCCCGCAGATGAAAGCTTTGCCGGCGGGATGGCGCCCACGCCGGAATTGAAAGCCTGTCCGTACCTGATGCAAGTGATGGAAAGTTTCGGGGCGACCTTGGGTCGCAGCCGCTTGATGCGTTTGGAGGGACAAGCAGAAGTCACGCCACATACCGACCAGGGCTACTACTGGGCCGAGCGCGTACGTATTCACGTCCCGATCGTGACCCAGCCGACAGTGAGATTTGAATGTGGTGACGCTGCCATCAACATGGCCGCCGGCACCTGTTGGATTTTCGACACATGGCGCAATCATCGTGTCTTGAATGATTCCAGCCTAAAGCGCATCCATTTAGTCGCCGATTCCGTAGGCGGCGGCCGATTCTGGGACATGGTGGCGCAGGGTCGTAAGCACGACGCACCCGAGGCTGCATTCGCGGCGAAGACAATCGCTTTCGATCCAAACAAGCAGGTGCGTCTGGACTGCGAACAGTTCAATCTGCCAAAGGTGATGACGCCGTGGGAAATCCGCTGCCATTTCGAAGATTTGTTCGACGACACGCCCGAACAGCCCGGTCGCGCCGAAGTATTGGCGCAAAGCCACAGGTTCATCAAAGAGTGGCAAGGCTTGTGGTCGCGTTACGGTGATTCCGGTGAAGGCGCACCGGCCTATCGCAGCGCGCTGCAGCGTTTTCTGGAAGCACTGCCGGCAAACGTCGACAGCATCTTGCTCAACAATCAAACACAATGGTTCACGGGCATGACCGCTTGGATTGCAAAGCCTGCGCTGCGAATCTGA
- the ppa gene encoding inorganic diphosphatase has translation MGLDLVPTGKNPPDELNVIIEIQKDAEPVKYEVDKHSGAIFVDRILSTPMRYPCNYGYVPHTLCGDGDPADVLVILPLPLVPGSVIRVRPVGVLRMSDEAGSDEKILAVPVEKVFAGYAHIKDIEQVSKHWLERIGHFFEHYKDLEKGKWVKLDGWGNAAEAKQIILDSIERYNATPEDDKPKF, from the coding sequence ATGGGTCTCGACCTCGTACCGACTGGCAAAAATCCCCCCGACGAATTGAATGTCATCATCGAAATCCAAAAGGATGCCGAGCCGGTGAAGTACGAGGTGGACAAGCATTCGGGCGCGATTTTCGTTGATCGCATCCTGTCAACGCCGATGCGTTATCCCTGCAACTACGGGTATGTACCGCACACCTTGTGTGGTGACGGTGATCCGGCCGACGTCTTGGTGATTCTGCCCTTGCCTTTGGTACCGGGTTCGGTGATTCGTGTGCGCCCCGTTGGCGTGCTGCGTATGAGCGATGAAGCCGGCAGCGATGAAAAGATTCTTGCTGTGCCGGTTGAGAAAGTGTTCGCAGGTTACGCGCACATTAAAGACATCGAGCAGGTCAGCAAACATTGGCTGGAACGCATCGGCCATTTCTTCGAGCACTACAAAGATCTCGAGAAAGGCAAGTGGGTGAAGCTCGATGGCTGGGGCAATGCCGCCGAAGCCAAGCAAATCATCTTGGATTCCATCGAGCGTTACAACGCAACGCCGGAAGACGACAAGCCGAAGTTCTAA
- the thiC gene encoding phosphomethylpyrimidine synthase ThiC, which produces MNAVPNELIRQTEQLSETVTRPIPGSSKIYVQGSREDLRVPMREIALTTTPTLFGGEANAPVTVYDTSGPYSDPTVRIDLAAGLPPLRNAWIEDRKDTQQLEGITSQFGQAREHDAKLDHVRFPNRTAPRCAIAGANVSQMHYARRGIVTPEMEFVAIRENQRLEAVREAHLLKQHPGHSFGANIQTSITPEFVRDEIARGRAILPNNINHPESEPMIIGRNFLTKINANIGNSAVSSGIAEEVEKLVYAIRWGADTVMDLSTGKHIHETREWILRNSPVPIGTVPIYQALEKVDGRAEELNWDIFRDTLIEQAEQGVDYFTIHAGVLLRHVPLTAKRVTGIVSRGGSIMAKWCLAHHKENFLYTHFEDICDIMKAYDVAFSLGDGLRPGCLADANDAAQFGELEALGELTKIAWKHDVQTMIEGPGHVPMQLIKENMDKQLAECGEAPFYTLGPLTTDIAPGYDHITSAIGAAMIGWYGTAMLCYVTPKEHLGLPNREDVREGIMAYKIAAHAADLAKGHPGAQVRDNALSKARFEFRWQDQFHLGLDPERAMEYHDETMPKEAHKSAHFCSMCGPHFCSMRITQDVRDYAEAQGISEEDALKAGMAEKSAEFREAGAEVYHQE; this is translated from the coding sequence ATGAATGCTGTACCCAACGAACTGATTCGCCAAACCGAGCAACTCTCGGAAACGGTCACCCGCCCGATCCCCGGCTCCAGCAAGATCTATGTGCAAGGCTCGCGCGAGGACTTGCGCGTCCCGATGCGCGAAATTGCGTTAACCACGACCCCCACCTTGTTTGGCGGCGAAGCCAATGCACCGGTGACGGTCTACGACACGTCGGGGCCATACTCCGACCCGACTGTTCGCATTGATCTCGCCGCGGGCTTACCGCCGTTGCGCAACGCGTGGATTGAAGACCGCAAAGATACCCAACAACTGGAAGGGATCACGTCGCAGTTTGGCCAAGCGCGCGAACACGATGCAAAGTTGGATCACGTGCGTTTCCCCAACCGCACTGCACCCAGATGCGCCATTGCGGGTGCGAATGTCAGCCAGATGCATTACGCGCGCCGCGGCATCGTCACACCAGAAATGGAATTCGTGGCCATTCGCGAAAACCAACGTTTGGAAGCGGTGCGTGAAGCACACCTCCTGAAGCAACATCCCGGCCATTCGTTCGGTGCAAATATCCAGACATCGATCACGCCTGAATTCGTGCGCGATGAAATTGCGCGCGGTCGCGCCATCCTGCCGAATAACATCAATCACCCGGAAAGCGAGCCGATGATTATCGGTCGCAACTTTCTGACCAAGATCAACGCAAATATCGGCAATAGTGCTGTGAGTTCCGGCATTGCCGAAGAAGTTGAAAAGCTGGTGTATGCGATTCGTTGGGGTGCCGACACCGTGATGGATCTCTCCACCGGCAAGCACATCCACGAAACGCGCGAATGGATCTTGCGTAACTCACCGGTGCCGATCGGTACCGTGCCGATTTATCAAGCACTCGAGAAAGTCGATGGCCGTGCCGAAGAACTCAATTGGGACATCTTCCGCGACACGTTGATTGAGCAAGCCGAACAAGGTGTTGACTACTTCACCATCCACGCGGGTGTTTTGCTGCGCCACGTGCCGTTGACAGCAAAGCGTGTGACCGGGATTGTCTCGCGCGGTGGCTCGATCATGGCCAAGTGGTGTTTGGCACACCACAAAGAAAACTTCCTCTATACGCATTTCGAAGATATCTGCGACATCATGAAAGCGTATGACGTCGCTTTCTCGTTGGGCGATGGTTTGCGTCCGGGTTGTTTGGCAGACGCCAACGACGCCGCACAATTTGGCGAGCTAGAAGCCTTGGGTGAACTCACCAAGATTGCGTGGAAGCACGATGTGCAAACCATGATTGAAGGGCCGGGCCATGTGCCCATGCAATTGATTAAAGAGAACATGGATAAGCAACTCGCCGAATGCGGCGAAGCGCCGTTCTATACCTTGGGGCCTCTCACCACCGATATCGCGCCCGGCTACGATCACATCACGTCTGCCATCGGCGCCGCGATGATTGGTTGGTATGGCACCGCGATGCTGTGCTATGTCACACCCAAAGAGCACTTGGGATTGCCCAATCGCGAAGATGTACGCGAAGGCATCATGGCCTACAAAATTGCCGCGCACGCCGCGGACCTGGCGAAAGGCCATCCAGGCGCACAAGTGCGTGACAACGCGCTTTCAAAAGCACGTTTCGAATTCCGTTGGCAAGATCAGTTCCACCTCGGCTTAGACCCCGAGCGGGCGATGGAATACCACGACGAAACCATGCCGAAAGAAGCACATAAATCCGCACACTTCTGCAGCATGTGTGGGCCACACTTCTGTTCCATGCGCATCACACAAGACGTGCGTGACTATGCAGAGGCGCAAGGCATCAGTGAAGAGGACGCATTGAAAGCAGGCATGGCGGAAAAATCAGCAGAATTCCGCGAAGCAGGCGCTGAGGTTTACCATCAAGAATAA
- a CDS encoding protein-L-isoaspartate O-methyltransferase codes for MTIDFRQLRENMVEQQVRPWEVVDMRVLEALNAIPREDFVPESQRANAYADTSLPLGHGEYMMKPVVEGRCLQGLLPQAHERVLEIGTGSGYLTACLARMSSHVTSLEIDEMLAERARTNLSAQGIQNIEVVEADAMNWSSEATFDVVCVTGAVTEVPAHFLKWLAPTGRMFVVRGQSPVMEAIVRHADGRTDSLFETDLPYLKGAAPAPSFKF; via the coding sequence ATGACGATCGACTTCCGCCAGCTTCGCGAAAACATGGTTGAGCAACAGGTTCGCCCCTGGGAAGTGGTCGACATGCGCGTGCTTGAAGCTTTGAATGCCATTCCGCGCGAAGATTTCGTGCCGGAATCGCAACGCGCGAACGCATATGCAGACACGTCCCTGCCTTTGGGTCACGGCGAATACATGATGAAGCCCGTGGTTGAAGGTCGCTGCTTGCAAGGCTTGCTGCCTCAAGCGCACGAGCGCGTGCTGGAAATTGGCACCGGCTCGGGCTATCTCACGGCGTGCTTGGCACGCATGTCTTCGCATGTCACGTCTTTGGAAATCGATGAGATGTTGGCCGAACGTGCGCGCACCAATTTGAGCGCGCAAGGCATTCAGAATATTGAGGTCGTGGAAGCGGATGCCATGAATTGGTCATCCGAGGCCACTTTTGACGTCGTTTGCGTGACAGGCGCCGTCACTGAAGTGCCTGCACACTTTCTGAAGTGGTTGGCGCCGACGGGACGTATGTTCGTGGTGCGTGGCCAATCGCCGGTGATGGAAGCCATTGTGCGCCACGCCGACGGCCGCACCGATTCGTTGTTTGAAACTGATCTTCCCTACTTGAAGGGCGCCGCACCTGCGCCCTCTTTCAAATTTTGA
- a CDS encoding pirin family protein: MKKVIRKHSAPNRHWVGDGFPVHGMFGYNGPEVQERSPFLMMDYAAPTYFEPNPNHRRGVGQHPHRGFETVTIVYEGEVEHLDSTGNGGIIGRGDVQWMTAGAGILHEEFHSTEYSKRGGDFEMVQLWVNLPKSAKGADAGYQGITDADIPAVKTDAGHTVRVIAGAFADAKGPATTFSPMNVLDVRMVPGQLSMPQPEGWTTLVLVLGGSATVNGETIDAKEMLTLSTQGEAVDIQTTVNAKLLLLSGEPIDEPVVGYGPFVMNSQAEIAEAIRDFNAGKFGRMPH, translated from the coding sequence ATGAAAAAGGTCATTCGTAAGCACTCGGCGCCCAACCGCCATTGGGTGGGTGACGGTTTCCCGGTCCATGGCATGTTCGGCTACAACGGACCCGAGGTGCAGGAACGCAGCCCGTTCCTGATGATGGATTATGCGGCGCCGACCTACTTCGAACCGAACCCGAACCATCGTCGCGGCGTTGGTCAGCATCCGCATCGCGGCTTTGAAACGGTCACGATCGTTTACGAAGGCGAAGTGGAACATCTGGATTCAACCGGCAACGGCGGCATCATCGGTCGCGGCGACGTCCAATGGATGACGGCAGGCGCTGGCATCTTGCACGAAGAATTTCACTCCACTGAGTACAGCAAGCGGGGTGGCGATTTTGAAATGGTCCAACTTTGGGTGAATTTGCCGAAGTCGGCCAAGGGTGCGGACGCGGGCTATCAGGGCATCACTGATGCCGATATTCCAGCCGTCAAAACAGACGCAGGGCATACCGTGCGCGTCATCGCAGGTGCGTTTGCAGATGCAAAAGGACCGGCGACAACGTTTTCACCTATGAACGTGCTTGATGTGAGGATGGTTCCCGGCCAACTGAGCATGCCGCAACCGGAAGGCTGGACCACCTTGGTTTTGGTCTTGGGCGGCAGTGCGACGGTGAACGGCGAAACCATCGACGCGAAAGAAATGCTGACGCTTTCCACGCAAGGTGAAGCCGTCGACATTCAAACCACAGTCAATGCAAAGCTGCTGTTGTTGTCTGGCGAGCCGATCGATGAGCCTGTTGTTGGCTATGGCCCGTTCGTTATGAATTCACAAGCCGAAATTGCGGAAGCCATTCGCGATTTCAATGCCGGCAAGTTTGGCCGGATGCCCCACTAA
- a CDS encoding TolC family outer membrane protein produces the protein MRRSSLTLAIAIAVVPGFAHADDLLQAYNLARTSDPTFAGAEASNRAVKENAVQARAAMLPQISGSVTGGESISKSDSGSTTVIDPNTNLPVLVSGNSTTTSRSLSGGLSLSQMVFDPAANARLRSSRASGKASDMTLSAAGDTLITRTSQAYFNVLIALETLNAAESRETALKKQFDFASKRLEVGLAPITDVHEARAQYDDARANTILVRNAVDDAYQALREITGAPVNNLMALPDNFKASLPAEGPVDAWVQRAFENNPTLAAQKFNVEAAEEGISSARAGYMPRLYASAGYDVRKSWTKNEVGGVSRKSDGMSDGPSVSLQLSVPIFNGGATASQVRQAIAQRDGAQDQMEATRRGLERNTRAAYQGLVAGVSTVEARRSALESAQAAYDASLVGLEVGTRTVIDVLINQQNLFNAKQAYSKAKYDFLQSRLLLEQSAGTLTVEDLADVNRMLTVPADKVGKTAAATTAKAKKK, from the coding sequence ATGCGTCGCAGCAGCCTGACCCTAGCCATCGCAATCGCCGTCGTGCCGGGCTTTGCCCACGCAGACGATTTGCTGCAGGCCTACAACCTCGCCCGTACCTCTGACCCGACCTTTGCGGGCGCAGAAGCGAGCAATCGTGCGGTGAAGGAAAACGCCGTCCAAGCACGGGCTGCCATGCTGCCGCAAATCAGCGGAAGCGTGACGGGTGGCGAATCGATCTCAAAGTCGGACTCCGGTTCGACCACGGTGATCGATCCCAACACCAACCTGCCGGTGCTTGTCTCGGGGAATTCCACCACGACATCGCGTTCGCTCAGCGGCGGTCTCAGCTTGAGCCAGATGGTATTTGACCCGGCCGCCAATGCGCGTTTGCGCAGTTCGCGTGCGAGTGGCAAAGCCAGCGATATGACATTGAGCGCCGCAGGCGACACCTTGATTACGCGAACGTCGCAAGCGTACTTCAATGTGTTGATCGCTTTGGAAACCTTGAACGCAGCAGAATCGCGTGAGACCGCTTTGAAGAAGCAATTCGACTTCGCGTCGAAGCGCCTTGAGGTGGGTTTGGCACCGATCACCGACGTGCATGAAGCACGTGCGCAATACGACGACGCCCGCGCAAACACCATCCTTGTGCGCAATGCGGTAGACGACGCGTACCAAGCCCTGCGCGAAATTACCGGTGCACCGGTGAACAACCTGATGGCATTGCCGGATAACTTCAAAGCCTCGTTGCCGGCTGAAGGCCCGGTTGACGCATGGGTGCAACGCGCGTTTGAAAACAACCCGACGCTCGCTGCGCAGAAGTTCAACGTTGAAGCCGCTGAAGAAGGTATTTCAAGTGCACGTGCGGGCTACATGCCGCGTTTGTATGCGAGTGCCGGCTACGACGTGCGCAAGAGCTGGACCAAGAATGAAGTGGGCGGTGTGTCGCGCAAATCAGATGGTATGAGTGACGGCCCGTCGGTCAGCCTGCAATTGAGCGTGCCGATCTTCAATGGCGGCGCAACGGCGTCGCAAGTGCGTCAGGCAATTGCACAGCGTGACGGTGCGCAAGACCAAATGGAAGCCACACGTCGCGGCCTGGAACGCAATACGCGCGCCGCCTATCAAGGCTTGGTTGCAGGTGTCAGCACAGTTGAAGCACGCCGCTCTGCCTTGGAATCTGCACAGGCGGCCTATGACGCGTCGTTGGTCGGCTTGGAAGTCGGCACCCGCACCGTGATCGACGTCTTGATCAACCAACAAAACCTCTTCAATGCCAAGCAGGCGTATTCGAAGGCCAAATATGACTTCCTGCAATCACGTTTGCTGCTCGAACAATCGGCAGGCACCTTGACTGTGGAAGATCTGGCTGACGTCAATCGTATGTTGACGGTGCCGGCAGACAAGGTCGGCAAGACAGCGGCTGCAACTACGGCGAAGGCAAAAAAGAAGTAA